Proteins encoded in a region of the Tachyglossus aculeatus isolate mTacAcu1 chromosome 11, mTacAcu1.pri, whole genome shotgun sequence genome:
- the PRSS22 gene encoding brain-specific serine protease 4 yields MATASTPVAICWSWGMTLLVLSHLSTAEATSVPACGKPQLLNRIVGGEDAKDGEWPWIVSIQKNHTHHCAGSLLTDRWIVTAAHCFKGSPDLSLLTVLLGAWTLSTPGPQALRLPVAEVRPHPIYAWKEGAPGDIALVRLASPAPFSEHILPICLPEASVPFPPETLCWIAGWGSIRDGVSLPPPKKLQKLEVPIIAPETCSHLYRRGGGQQEIITPDMLCAGYREGKKDACLGDSGGPLMCQAEGSWLLAGIISWGEGCAERDRPGVYIRLTTHQAWIRETVQEAQFIQPKLGGSRALAQGTPRGLGGYRTGQGRAGALSPQARKP; encoded by the exons ATGGCCACCGCCAGCACCCCTGTGGCCATCTGCTGGAGCTGGGGAATGACCCTGCtggtcctgtcccacctga GCACTGCAGAAGCCACATCAGTTCCAG CCTGCGGGAAGCCTCAGCTCCTGAATCGCATCGTCGGTGGTGAGGATGCCAAGGACGGGGAGTGGCCGTGGATCGTCAGCATCCAAAAGAACCACACTCATCACTGCGCTGGCTCCCTGCTCACTGACCGCTGGATAGTCACTGCTGCCCACTGCTTTAAGGG cTCCCCAGACCTGTCCCTGCTGACCGTCCTGCTGGGGGCATGGACACTCTCCACCCCGGGTCCACAGGCCCTCCGGCTGCCCGTGGCAGAGGTGCGGCCCCACCCCATCTACgcctggaaggagggggcaccCGGGGACATTGCCCTGGTGCGCCTCGccagccctgcccccttctctgAGCACATCCTGCCCATCTGTCTGCCTGAAGCCTCCGTGCCCTTCCCTCCAGAGACACTCTGCTGGATAGCAGGCTGGGGAAGCATCCGAGATGGAG tgtccctgccccctcccaagaAGCTGCAGAAGTTGGAAGTTCCCATCATCGCTCCAGAGACTTGCAGCCATCTGTACCGAAGGGGAGGGGGACAACAAGAGATCATCACCCCAGACATGCTCTGTGCTGGCTATCGCGAGGGAAAGAAGGACGCCTGTCTG ggtgACTCCGGAGGCCCTCTGATGTGCCAAGCGGAAGGCTCCTGGCTCCTGGCGGGCATCATCAGTTGGGGGGAGGGCTGCGCAGAGAGGGACCGCCCAGGAGTCTACATCCGCCTCACGACCCACCAAGCCTGGATCCGGGAAACGGTCCAGGAGGCACAGTTTATCCAGCCAAAGCTAGGAGGGTCCAGAGCATTGGCCCAAGGGACCCCAAGGGGGCTAGGTGGCTACCGGACAGGGCAGGGCCGGGCTGGGGCTCTCTCTCCTCAGGCTAGGAAGCCCTGA